The Dama dama isolate Ldn47 chromosome 11, ASM3311817v1, whole genome shotgun sequence genome segment GCCGCGACCAAAACACGTGCCGCGTCCCGCCCTGCCCGATCACGCCGAGGCCAGGCTCTGATCACGCGGCCCGGCGTGGCGCCGATTGGCCGGCGGCGAACGGGCCGGGCGAGGATTGGCTGCCGCTCTtgcggccccgccccctccagggCGGGGCGTGTTTTGGTTCGCCTCCGCGCTCCGCCCCCGCGCCGCTccagccccggccccggccccggccccgccccgcccgcgccGCGAGGGCCGCGCCAGGGCAGAGACGCACGGGCGGGCGGAGGCGCGCGCCGGCCGCCGGTGCTCCGGGtggtcgccgccgccgcccgccgcgcACGTGCGGCAGCTGCCGAGCCCCCGAGCTCCTGCCTCGCGGGCGCTTTGTTGCCTCCGGGCCGCCGGCACGATGCACACGCCGGACTCCGCGGGCCCGGGCGACGCGCCGCGCGTGGTGAGTGGCCGCCCATCGGTGCGAGGGGCGAGGCGGGGACGCGAGGCCTTGTGGGGGCCCGCCGAGTGGAGGAGGGCCCGGGGCCTCGCCGCCGCCGCGCGCGCACAGCTAGGAACCCCGGCGGGTTCGGCTGCCGGGAGGGGAGGCGGCCGTGTGAGGCCGCGGCAGGAGGGGCGGGAAGGGGGCGTGTGCTTCGCGCTGCTCCACGCACAGCTTTGTCCGGCGCTGCCGCAGCGGCCCCGCCCTGCCAGCCCCCAGGTGCGGGGCTATTTCCAGCCATGACGTCACCAGATCCGGTGAGGAGGGGGCCGTTGGGCAGGGCGCGACCGGCGGGAACGCGAGGCCAGGGCTGCGGGGGGCGGGGCGCCGGCGGAGGGGCGGGGAAATGCCGAGGGGCGGGGCGAGGGCTGCGGGGGCGGGGCGCCGGTGGAGGGGCTGGGACTGTGGGAACGCGGCCTGCAGGCGGTGAAAAGGCCGAGGGGGCGGTGCAAAAGCTGGCCGGAGGGTGGGGCGGGGAAAGGGGCGGGGCAATACCGAGGGGGCGGAGCAAGGCTTTAGCGGGGCTGGGTGCTATCCGAGGTGCGGGGACTGGGAACGCGGCCCGCCGGCGGTGAAAAGGCCGATGGGGCGGGGCAACAGCTGGCGGGGAGAGGGCTGCGGGGGCGGGGTGCCGGAGGAGGGGCGGGGACTGTGGGAAGGCGACCCTTGGGCGGTGAGAAGGCCGAGGGGGCGGGGCAACAGCTGGCGGGAAGGTGGAGGCGGGGCGAGGGCTGGTGGGAAGGCAGCACGCGGGGGGCGGGGCGCTGCGCCTCTACCCCGGGGGTGCTCCCGTCCAGGCTTGAGGGTCGCGCGGATTTCGCTGGCTGCACCTGGGGCCTAGTCGTCGAACCGCGCGGTCCGCTGAGGAGCCGAGAGAGAGGTCCGGGGGCCCCGCACCGCCCTGTTCCTCCTCGCCAAGCAGGCGACAGGCCCCACGTCTGTGAGTTTGCAGCTCTTTCCGAGGAGGCCCGGAGCGGCGGGCCGAAGCTTCGGGCAGAAGCGGGGCCAGAGCGGCCTTTGTAAAAGGCAGCAGCGTTACCTGGGTCCTGGCGGTCGGGTGGGGGGCAACCTGGGCAGGACAGGTGGGATATTGAGGCAAACTGACtagaaactccaatattttggccacctgatgcgaagaactgactcattggaaaagactctggtcctggcaaagattgaaggcaggaggagaaggggacgacagaggatgagatggttggaagacaTCACCagtgtgatggacatgagtttgagcaagctcggggagttggtgatggacagggaggcctggcgtcctgcatttcatggggtctcgaagagtcggacatgactgagcaactgaaatgactaGAAGTGTGTATCTTCCTAGATGTAAAGTTTCTTTGGGAACAGATCCGTTCCAGTCTCTTCCTGTCCCTCTTTTGCTTAAAAAGACAGGGTGCTGCGCTGGAAAGCCCTCAGGCCCCGGGCTGGTGGCGGATCTTACACTTTCTTTCGTCCCCTCGCTGGCCTGGTGGCCTCAGAAGTGACTCGGTGCCCCCGGGTGTGGGGACCCAAGCCGAACAGCACAGGCTGTCCTGCCCCGAGCTCTGCTGAGCAATGGATGCCCTGCCTGGTGTGGATCCTCCAGGGTTGTCACAGATGCATCTGCGGGGATACTCGGATGGCTTCGCCAGCTGTGGCTCTCATCTCAGCCGACCTGAGCCGTGGGTGTCCTTTCTTCTCGGCCGGGGACAATTAGGTACTAGACAGGCTCACACCTCTAGAAATAAGTCGTAGTATTCATTTTACTGACGGAAGACAGGAACTTAATCTTTGTTAAGCCTCAGAGTTTCCTGTGGAAGCCACTGGCCAGCTGAGTtcattcctcctcctcccttcggCAGAATGCTATCTTGGGGCTCGGTGGTCCTCGGGTGTTTCTGTGGGCATCCTTCCTGAAAGCCAGTGTGCATCCACATGCTGCCCGTGGTGCTTGGCGGGCTGCCTTGCGCGTCCCCATCCTGTCTGTCGGGGTGCCCCTCCCTGTGTTTCCGGGGACTGAGGAGCCATCCTGTTGTTCTGCCTTTAGGTTGACATCATGGACATATGTGAGTCAATCCTGGAGAGGAAGCGACACGACAGCGAGAGGTCCACATGCAGTATCTTGGAGCAGAATGATATGGAAGCTGTGGAGGCTCTTGTTTGCATGAGCTCCTGGGGTCAGAGATCCCAGAAAGCCGACCTGTTGAAGATCAGACCCCTCACACCTGTCTCTGACTCTGGGGATGTCACCACGTCAGTGCATGTGGACACGGCCCCATCCGAGCTACCAAAGGACTTCCATTCTCTATCAACTCTGGTAAGACGGAAGGAGAGGAGCAATTATTGCAATGACTGAAGTACGTTTATTAAATGTGCTGAAGAGATCCTAGGTAGATTTGCCTGATGCTGGCTAGCAAGTTCATGTCTTCCCGCTATGTGGGTCCAGAGGGTGAaaacttcctttttctcttgaAAATAGCTTTCTGTTGATGGTAGTTTGTAGCCATGGGGTGAAAATGTCCAGCGACTGAAACCTGCAGTTTCATGGGAGAAAGCGAAGTGTACTGATTTTCCTGGGAAACTACAGGGCAGGGCTTCGGTTCCCGCAGATAACCCCAGTCCAGGATCAGGATCGACTGCTGCAGCTGGGGAAGGCCTGTGCTCTGATGCCAGGTGGCCTTTGTTAGCTGGATTGAAAGCCTGGCCTCTCTGTGGCAGCCAGCTTCTTTCTTGGGTGAGTTGGGTGCAGTCAGGCACTGGTTTTGGTTTTCTTAACTTGCTACAGCTATGAAGTTCCCGGAGAAAACTTGCTTGTCAACTTGGAGATGTTGGGAGCTGTCAGTTGCCAACAAAACTGAAGGTTATAATCTGATTGTCCTGGGCTGGAAGCTTGTATTGAAAGGAGCGTGGAAAACTGACATGGAGGGATGAGAAGGAACTTGTGGGTAGTAGAGAGGGTTGTCCAGGTAGTGGGCCTCGCTACCCAGACAGGTCTGACTCTAGGGTGAAGTGCTGGTCTGCCTTGGGCCCCCAACTCCCCACACAGTTCCTCTGGCTCAGCCCCCCAATGCCTGGTCACCCCTGTGTCCACTTTCTTGTCCTTTCCATGTGTATCCACATGACAGACATACAGGTCTTAGCTTATGCTGgttccttctcctttctcctccaccTCTACCTAGATACCACTTCTCCGTCAAGCCTttcgacacacacacacacccacccacctggGTTGAGGTGCCTTGCCACATGCTCTCAGAGTTATTTGGCATTGGAATTTTCCACTCGGAGGCTGAAAATAAGTGGAAATTGTTGCAGCAAGGGGTCTGTTACACAAAGAGAGGCTTCGTTTAGACAGAACCCCTGATTGGAACATGACCTTTTAGGGATCATTCAGTTAGGTTTTACTTTGCATTCAGTAGGCACAGGATACATGTGTGATTGATGGATAAGTGTGATGATTTCcactagaatttttaaaagtttcttgagAATCTAGAATTATCATATAAAGCACTCATCTTGAACATAGATTTTTATCTCTCATTTGTAGTCCTAATATTTAAATTGTCCATTTCTGTTGATGTGCGAGGCCAAGCATGGCATTGGTTATCCTACAACTGAGCAAATGGATGCCTTTGAGAGagagggcaggaaaaggggagaAAGCTAGGAAGTAGAGCACTGATGCAGCCTTTGTATCCACTGGGTGCTACTGTGAGCAGACCTCGACCAGTCTTTTCTAGATACGTCTTTGTAAAGGCCTTGGGGAGCCAACATGATCAAAGtaagtttcttaaaatttaacCAGAACAACCTTTTCACGtggtaattttgtttgtttttttttttaagtgcatgaCTCCTCCTCAGAGCCCTGACCTCCTGGAACCATTGACAGGGACAGTTGTTCCTTCCCAAGTAACTGCTTCCAAAGCCCCCGTGGTCATGGTGGTCCCCCCAGCCTCTGCTGGGGCTGCCAGAGTGCTGAGCAGGATGGCGGATGGGGGCCTGCCTGGTCCGAAACCGGAGTTGCTGGAGTCAGCTGCCAGCCCGCCCTGCAGGGCCACGGTGACGGGTATCACTGGCCACGCTGGCGGGAGTCCTGCTCCTGCCCACCACTCCTGTCCCACCGCCCAGACTCAAGAACACCAGCTTCCAGCTTGCACAGAAGGAGAAGCACAGTTCCTGGGGCACGTTGAAACTTTGCGGGACATGCACCTCACAGACAGTTTACTTAGCATGAACTCAGTGTCCTGTCAACCTTGCTCGCACAAGTCCAGTGGCCTGATCCCCACCGATAAAGGCCAGCAGGCAGGGTGGCCCATTGCAGTTCAGACCTGCTCACCAAAGAGTTATGAAAACGACTTGGCAAGGAAAGCCACCCCTCTGATTTCCATCCCCATTCCTAGTCCCCCTGTCCTCTGCCAAATGATCCCTGTGACTGGACCCAGTGGCCTGTTACCAGCTGTTCTAAAGCCACCTCCCCAGGTGTCTGGGGGGCTTGTCAAGCCCGTCTTGCCCCACGTGGCTCCCGCGCCCCCACCTGTGTTCGTGGGACCGTCTGTGCCTCAGGGAACCGTGATGCTGCTTCTGCCCCAGGGGGCCCTCCCCCAACCTGCCACGTCGTGCTCAGCCAGCAGCATGCCTGTTGGGAACTCCAGGTTCCTGCCCCTTGCGCCtgctccagtgttcattgcatcCAGTCAGAGCTGTGCCCCTCAGGTAGACTTTTCCCGAAGGAGGAACTATGTTTGCCACTTCCCAGGCTGCCGGAAAACCTACTTCAAAAGTTCCCACCTCAAGGCTCATCTCCGCACTCACACAGGTGAGTACTGCAGGGTAGGTAGGGCGTGGGGAGGTCAGATCCTGTGGTTAGGAAACACACATCCAGCCTTCTCTTAGTGGGAGCAAAGCTGGAACCCATTGGAGGAAGTAAccatttttctttggttttgaaaAGCCTTCATCGTCTTAGGGTGAATGTTAGTACATCTGTCAGTGTTTTTTCTAGAACCTTCCATCTGTAGTGTCGTTCTCTGAACCTGTGATTGATAGGCTTTTAGGGTGAGGCTCACGTActctctttctcttcatattgCAATGGAcgcttttctttgcattttagaaaatgtCTGTTCATGTTCACTAAACACTCTTATCAGTGCGACTTAGGCTTACTGTGGGGAAAGAGCTCgccaaagtgtggaaaattctagaATATTTGAACTTTAAAGAAATGTcggttttttatttttgaaaatacataGTTTTAGCTCAGAAGTCACAGAAGAAAACTAACTGTAGTGACCTAGTGATCTCTctacagtcctttttttttttttttttttcattttttggtaattttatttttttttccatttatttttattagttggaggctaattgcaatattgtagtggtttttgccatacattgacatgaatcagccatggatttacatgtgttccccatcccgatcccccctcccccctcccgcctccctccccatcccatccctctgggtcttcccagtgcaccagccctgagcacttgtctcatacatccaacctgggctggtggtctgtttcacccttgatagtatacctgtttcagtgctgttctctcagaacgtcccaccctcgccttttcccacagagtcccaaagtctgttctgtacatctgtgtctctttttctgttttgcatattgggttatcgttaccatctttttaaattccatatatatgcgttagtatactgtattggtctttatctttctggcttacttcactctgtataa includes the following:
- the KLF11 gene encoding Krueppel-like factor 11 isoform X1 — protein: MHTPDSAGPGDAPRVVDIMDICESILERKRHDSERSTCSILEQNDMEAVEALVCMSSWGQRSQKADLLKIRPLTPVSDSGDVTTSVHVDTAPSELPKDFHSLSTLCMTPPQSPDLLEPLTGTVVPSQVTASKAPVVMVVPPASAGAARVLSRMADGGLPGPKPELLESAASPPCRATVTGITGHAGGSPAPAHHSCPTAQTQEHQLPACTEGEAQFLGHVETLRDMHLTDSLLSMNSVSCQPCSHKSSGLIPTDKGQQAGWPIAVQTCSPKSYENDLARKATPLISIPIPSPPVLCQMIPVTGPSGLLPAVLKPPPQVSGGLVKPVLPHVAPAPPPVFVGPSVPQGTVMLLLPQGALPQPATSCSASSMPVGNSRFLPLAPAPVFIASSQSCAPQVDFSRRRNYVCHFPGCRKTYFKSSHLKAHLRTHTGEKPFSCSWDGCDKKFARSDELSRHRRTHTGEKKFVCPVCDRRFMRSDHLTKHARRHVATKRVPGWQAAVGRLNRVASAEDPGGPPERALASA
- the KLF11 gene encoding Krueppel-like factor 11 isoform X2; amino-acid sequence: MDICESILERKRHDSERSTCSILEQNDMEAVEALVCMSSWGQRSQKADLLKIRPLTPVSDSGDVTTSVHVDTAPSELPKDFHSLSTLCMTPPQSPDLLEPLTGTVVPSQVTASKAPVVMVVPPASAGAARVLSRMADGGLPGPKPELLESAASPPCRATVTGITGHAGGSPAPAHHSCPTAQTQEHQLPACTEGEAQFLGHVETLRDMHLTDSLLSMNSVSCQPCSHKSSGLIPTDKGQQAGWPIAVQTCSPKSYENDLARKATPLISIPIPSPPVLCQMIPVTGPSGLLPAVLKPPPQVSGGLVKPVLPHVAPAPPPVFVGPSVPQGTVMLLLPQGALPQPATSCSASSMPVGNSRFLPLAPAPVFIASSQSCAPQVDFSRRRNYVCHFPGCRKTYFKSSHLKAHLRTHTGEKPFSCSWDGCDKKFARSDELSRHRRTHTGEKKFVCPVCDRRFMRSDHLTKHARRHVATKRVPGWQAAVGRLNRVASAEDPGGPPERALASA